Proteins found in one Triticum urartu cultivar G1812 chromosome 4, Tu2.1, whole genome shotgun sequence genomic segment:
- the LOC125553274 gene encoding ABC transporter G family member 48-like has product MDPPGPGIQIQLGTLSGSRRSMGSSYGSRRSGGTGSISHSFRQPAGADDPFGRAASQQGHDDDEENLRWAALEKLPTYDRMRRAVLLNHAGAGAGGADGDELQGLVDIEQLASGEAGRALLERVFQDDSERFLRRLRDRVDRVGIDLPAIEVRYQGLSVEVDAFVGTSALPTLWNSATNFLQSLVGRLASSNKKTINILRNVDGILKPSRMTLLLGPPSSGKSTLMRALTGKLDKTLKVSGSITYCGHTFEEFYPERTSAYVSQYDLHNAEMTVRETLDFSRRCLGIGARYDMLAELAAREREAGIKPDPEIDAYMKATAVQGQETNIVTDLTLKVLGLDICADMPIGDEMIRGISGGQKKRVTTGEMLTGPARALFMDEISTGLDSSSTFEIVKYIRQLVHVMNETVMISLLQPPPETYSLFDDIILLSEGYIVYHGPRDNILEFFEAAGFRCPERKGVADFLQEVTSKKDQQQYWYLEQQQYRHVSVPEFAQRFKSFHVGQQMLKELQIPFDKSKTHPAALTTNKYGQSSWESIKTVLSREQLLMKRNSFIYIFKVTQLIILGLMAMTVFLRTKMPYGHISDGGKFFGALTFSLITVLFNGFAELQLTIKMLPTFYKQRDFLFFPPWTFALVTIILRIPVSLMESAVWVVLTYYVMGFAPAPARFFRQLLAFFGTHQMAMALFRFLGAVLKSMVVANTFGMFVILLIFIFGGFVIPRGDIRPWWIWAYWSSPMMYSQNAISVNEFLSSRWANKNTEASIDASTVGEAILKSKGLFTGDWGFWVSMGAILGFTILFNILYILALTHLSPPSGSNTVSDQENENETNTSTPMGTNDEATNRATQTQITLPFQPLALSFNHVNYYVDMPAEMREQGFAESRLQLLSDISGAFRPGVLTALVGVSGAGKTTLMDVLAGRKTSGSIEGSITLSGYPKKQETFARISGYCEQTDIHSPNVTVYESILYSAWLRLSSDVDEKTRKLFVEEVMTLVELDVLRNAMVGLPGVDGLSTEQRKRLTIAVELVANPSIIFMDEPTSGLDARAAAIVMRAVRNTVNTGRTVVCTIHQPSIDIFESFDELLLMKRGGQVIYAGELGRHSYKLVEYFEAIPGVEKITQGYNPATWMLEVSSPLAEARLNVNFAEIYANSELYRENQQLIKELSVPPPGYEDLSFPTKYSQNFYNQCIANFWKQYKSYWKNPPHNAMRFLMTMINGLVFGTVFWQKGTKIGSQQDLFNLLGATYAAVFFLGAANCITVQPVVSIERTVFYREKAAGMYSPLSYAFAQTCVEVMYNIVQGIEYTAIIYAMIGYEWKAAKFFYFLFFIVSSFNYFTLFGMMLVSLTPSSMLANILISFVLPLWNLFAGFLVVRPLIPIWWRWYYWANPVSWTIYGVVASQFGDNKSPLKVPGGSDTFVKQFLEDNLGIKHDFLGYVVLAHFAFIIAFFFVFGYSIKVLNFQKR; this is encoded by the exons ATGGATCCTCCTGGCCCGGGGATACAGATACAGCTGGGCACGCTCTCCGGCAGCCGCCGCAGCATGGGCTCCTCCTACGGCTCGCGCCGCTCCGGGGGCACAGGCTCCATCTCCCACTCCTTCCGCCAGCCTGCCGGCGCCGACGACCCCTTCGGCCGAGCCGCGTCGCAGCAGGGCCACGATGACGACGAGGAGAACCTCCGATGGGCAGCCCTGGAGAAGCTGCCCACCTACGACCGCATGCGCCGCGCGGTCCTCCTGAATCACGCTGGAGCTGGAGCTGGAGGCGCCGACGGTGATGAGCTACAGGGGCTGGTGGACATCGAGCAGCTGGCCAGCGGCGAGGCCGGGCGGGCCCTCTTGGAGAGGGTGTTCCAGGACGACAGCGAGCGCTTCCTCCGACGCCTCCGTGACCGGGTGGACCGGGTGGGCATCGACCTGCCGGCGATCGAGGTGAGGTACCAGGGCTTGTCGGTGGAGGTGGACGCCTTCGTCGGCACCAGCGCCCTCCCCACGCTCTGGAACTCGGCCACTAACTTCCTACAG AGTCTTGTGGGACGCCTCGCTTCCTccaacaagaagaccatcaacaTACTCCGAAACGTCGACGGCATCCTCAAACCATCCAG GATGACCCTTCTGCTTGGACCTCCATCTTCAGGAAAGAGCACACTCATGCGAGCTCTCACTGGCAAGCTCGACAAAACCCTCAAg GTATCTGGCAGCATCACCTACTGTGGTCATACCTTCGAGGAGTTCTACCCCGAGAGGACCAGCGCGTATGTTAGTCAGTACGATCTCCACAATGCAGAGATGACTGTAAGAGAGACGCTCGATTTCTCCAGGCGCTGCTTAGGCATTGGTGCCAGATATGACATGCTCGCTGAGCTCGCTGCCAGGGAGCGCGAAGCTGGCATAAAGCCAGACCCTGAGATCGATGCTTACATGAAAGCTACTGCCGTGCAAGGGCAGGAGACTAACATTGTCACCGATCTTACCCTCAAG GTGCTTGGGCTTGACATTTGTGCCGATATGCCCATTGGTGATGAGATGATCAGAGGAATTTCTGGCGGGCAAAAGAAGCGTGTAACAACCG GGGAGATGTTAACGGGACCTGCAAGGGCATTGTTCATGGATGAAATTTCCACTGGTTTGGACAGCTCTAGCACATTTGAGATTGTGAAATACATAAGACAGCTGGTCCATGTGATGAATGAGACCGTGATGATCTCCCTCCTACAACCACCGCCAGAGACCTACAGCCTCTTTGATGACATTATTCTGCTCTCAGAAGGGTACATAGTGTACCATGGGCCACGCGACAACATCTTGGAATTCTTTGAAGCTGCTGGTTTCCGGTGCCCTGAAAGGAAAGGGGTTGCTGACTTTCTTCAAGAGGTGACTTCCAAGAAAGACCAGCAGCAGTACTGGTACCTTGAGCAGCAGCAGTATCGTCATGTGTCTGTCCCAGAGTTTGCCCAACGTTTCAAGTCATTCCACGTAGGGCAGCAGATGCTCAAGGAGCTGCAAATCCCTTTTGACAAGTCCAAAACTCATCCTGCTGCGCTCACCACCAACAAGTATGGGCAGTCCAGCTGGGAGTCGATCAAGACGGTGCTGTCGAGAGAGCAGCTGTTGATGAAGCGCAACTCCTTCATCTACATCTTCAAGGTTACCCAGCTGATCATCCTTGGGCTCATGGCCATGACTGTGTTCCTCAGAACAAAGATGCCATATGGGCACATCTCCGACGGCGGCAAATTCTTTGGTGCTCTGACTTTCAGTTTGATCACCGTCTTGTTCAATGGGTTTGCTGAGCTACAACTGACGATTAAAATGCTTCCTACCTTCTACAAGCAAAGGGATTTCCTCTTCTTTCCCCCGTGGACCTTTGCGCTGGTAACAATCATCTTAAGAATTCCTGTTTCGCTTATGGAGTCTGCGGTATGGGTCGTCCTCACCTACTATGTCATGGGCTTCGCACCTGCTCCAGCAAG GTTCTTTCGTCAGCTTTTAGCTTTCTTCGGTACTCACCAGATGGCAATGGCTTTGTTCCGATTTCTTGGTGCTGTTTTGAAATCAATGGTTGTGGCCAACACCTTTGGCATGTTTGTGATCCTTCTTATTTTTATATTTGGAGGATTTGTCATACCTAGAG GTGACATCCGACCATGGTGGATCTGGGCTTACTGGTCATCTCCTATGATGTACAGTCAAAATGCAATATCAGTCAATGAATTCCTTTCCAGTAGGTGGGCCAAc AAAAACACTGAAGCATCTATCGATGCATCAACAGTGGGCGAGGCTATTCTTAAATCCAAAGGCTTGTTTACTGGAGATTGGGGATTTTGGGTTTCCATGGGAGCCATCCTAGGGTTCACTATTTTGTTCAATATATTGTACATTCTGGCGCTTACGCACTTGAGCC CTCCCAGCGGCTCAAACACAGTTTCAGACCAAGAGAATGAGAATGAGACAAACACTTCAACACCGATGG GTACTAATGATGAAGCCACAAATCGAGCAACTCAGACACAAATCACCCTGCCTTTCCAGCCTCTTGCACTATCTTTCAACCATGTAAACTATTACGTGGACATGCCTGCA GAAATGAGAGAGCAAGGATTCGCCGAAAGTCGTCTCCAGTTGCTCTCTGATATCAGTGGTGCTTTTAGGCCAGGTGTTCTGACAGCATTAGTTGGTGTGAGTGGAGCTGGGAAAACCACTCTAATGGATGTCCTCGCAGGAAGGAAAACCAGTGGGTCGATTGAAGGAAGCATCACCCTCTCTGGTTACCCTAAAAAGCAAGAAACTTTTGCCCGCATCAGTGGCTACTGTGAACAGACCGATATCCATTCACCAAATGTTACTGTATATGAATCCATTCTCTACTCTGCCTGGCTGCGTCTTTCCTCAGATGTTGACGAAAAAACGAGAAAG TTGTTTGTGGAGGAAGTCATGACTCTTGTGGAGCTTGATGTGTTGCGTAATGCTATGGTTGGCCTCCCTGGAGTGGACGGGTTATCGACCGAACAAAGAAAGAGACTGACAATTGCCGTGGAGCTGGTAGCAAATCCTTCAATCATATTCATGGATGAGCCAACTTCTGGACTTGATGCTAGAGCCGCAGCAATTGTAATGCGGGCAGTGAGAAATACAGTCAACACCGGGCGAACTGTGGTTTGCACTATCCATCAACCCAGCATTGATATATTCGAGTCTTTTGATGAg CTTCTGCTTATGAAAAGAGGAGGACAAGTTATTTATGCTGGTGAACTTGGTCGCCACTCTTATAAACTAGTTGAATATTTTGAG GCAATTCCAGGTGTTGAAAAGATCACACAAGGATATAATCCCGCAACATGGATGCTGGAAGTTAGCTCCCCTTTAGCCGAGGCTCGCCTGAACGTAAACTTTGCTGAAATTTATGCTAATTCTGAACTTTATAG GGAAAACCAACAACTTATTAAGGAATTAAGCGTTCCTCCGCCAGGCTACGAGGATCTCTCATTCCCTACCAAGTATTCTCAGAATTTCTACAACCAATGCATTGCAAACTTCTGGAAGCAATACAAATCATATTGGAAGAATCCGCCCCACAACGCCATGCGCTTTCTCATGACCATGATCAATGGCCTTGTATTTGGCACGGTGTTTTGGCAGAAAGGGACGAAAAT AGGCTCGCAACAAGATCTCTTCAATCTACTTGGAGCCACTTATGCTGCTGTCTTCTTCCTTGGAGCCGCCAACTGCATCACGGTTCAGCCTGTTGTGTCAATCGAGCGAACAGTTTTCTACCGTGAAAAGGCGGCAGGGATGTACTCTCCGTTATCCTATGCATTCGCTCAG ACATGTGTGGAGGTGATGTACAACATCGTGCAGGGGATTGAATACACGGCGATCATCTATGCGATGATTGGATATGAGTGGAAAGCGGCAAAGTTCTTCTATTTCCTCTTCTTCATAGTTTCAAGCTTCAACTACTTCACATTGTTTGGCATGATGCTGGTGTCACTGACTCCCTCTTCCATGCTCGCAAACATACTGATATCCTTTGTACTCCCTCTTTGGAACCTGTTTGCTGGGTTCCTCGTCGTCAGACCG TTGATACCCATCTGGTGGAGGTGGTACTACTGGGCCAACCCTGTGTCGTGGACCATCTACGGCGTGGTGGCGTCGCAGTTTGGCGACAACAAGAGTCCTCTCAAGGTCCCCGGCGGGAGCGACACGTTTGTGAAGCAGTTCTTGGAGGACAACCTGGGCATCAAGCACGATTTCCTTGGGTATGTGGTGCTGGCGCACTTTGCGTTCATCATCGCCTTCTTCTTTGTGTTTGGCTACTCCATCAAGGTGTTGAACTTCCAGAAACGTTAG